The nucleotide window ACAAATAACGCAAAAACTTAAGTTATTACCTGAGTGAGTGAACAAAATAACGTGCAATGAGATAGATAATTCTATCAACAGAGAGAGGTACTCTGACAACAGAATCTAACTAATAGATATGTGAGTACAGCATCAAAATTGCACAATTATGGCTGCTACAGTTTTAATTACAGGTGCCTCGCAAGGTATCGGTAAAGCAACGGCACTATTGTTTGCTCGCAAAGGCTATGATTTAGTATTAGCGGCAAGACAACCAGAACCGCTACAAGCAACAGCAGAAGAAATTCAAAAACTTGGTCGTCAGGCGATCGCAATTCCTACTGATGTCCGAGATCCAAATCAGGTAAAATCACTTGCCAGTAAAGCAATCGAGCATTACAGTACAATTGAAGTACTAGTTAATAATGCCGGAATTTATATTTCTGGTCCTGTAGAAGAATTTTCCCTAGAAGACTGGCATCAAACCATTGATACTAACCTATGGGGATACATTCACACAATTCATGCACTACTGCCCCACTTCCTCGCCCAAAGATCTGGCAAAATTATCAATATCAGTTCTATTGGTGGCAAAGTCCCGATTCCCTATCTTGTCCCTTACACGACAAGCAAGTATGCCATCACAGGGTTAACTGAAGCCTTGCATTCTGAACTCAAACCAAAGGGAATTCACGTTGGTGGCATCTATCCTAGTATTATTAAAAGCAACTTTGTCGAACGCGCAATACTTCGAGGTAAAGATCAACAAGATGCACAAGCGCGTCTTGATCAACTTAACCAAGTGCTGAATACTCCAGTGATAGAAAAACCGGAAGATGTTGCTGA belongs to Gloeocapsopsis sp. IPPAS B-1203 and includes:
- a CDS encoding SDR family oxidoreductase — protein: MAATVLITGASQGIGKATALLFARKGYDLVLAARQPEPLQATAEEIQKLGRQAIAIPTDVRDPNQVKSLASKAIEHYSTIEVLVNNAGIYISGPVEEFSLEDWHQTIDTNLWGYIHTIHALLPHFLAQRSGKIINISSIGGKVPIPYLVPYTTSKYAITGLTEALHSELKPKGIHVGGIYPSIIKSNFVERAILRGKDQQDAQARLDQLNQVLNTPVIEKPEDVAEAVWEAVKHQREEVLVGSANLSKAAYGLFPGLMQSVFRRGLKQQKD